The Paenibacillus pabuli DNA segment AGCGCCTGTTATTGGCGGCGGGAGATGCATTGTGGAAGGACAGATTCCGCTGGCCTCCTCCATGGATTATCCGGTGAAGCTCCGCTCCGAAACCGGGGGACGCGGTGTGCTCGTCACCTCTTTTGCCGGATATCAGGATTGCCCTCCAGACGTGAAGCCCATGCGCAAGCGCAGGGGCGTGAATCCACTGGATCAATCCAAATATATTTTAAGCGTTCGTAATGCGATAACATCATAAACGGAGTTGAGCTTGTTGTGCTGATTAAATTTCTGATATTCGGACTTCTATGGCGGATTGTTGGCAATCCGTTTCTCGCTGTCCTGATTCTTCTCATTATTTTGTATTTCCTGGATCGGCGCTATGTTGGGGTCTTTCCCAGCTTCATGAAACCGATCAAACGGCTGCGCGCAATCTCACGTCTGCGTCAGCAGATTGCGATGAGTCCCAATGAAGTCTCTTCCAAGCTTGATCTCGCCAGACTTCTGATTGAACGCAAACGTTATAGCGAAGCTTATGAATTGCTCCTGGAGCTTGAACGCCCATATGAGCAATCAGCCGAATATTGGGAGGCATTGGGGACGACCGAACTTCACCTTGGCAAAACCGAAGCAGGTGAGCGTCATATCCTTCAGGCACTCGACATCAATCCAAGGGTTAAGTATGGTCAGCCTTATCTCACCCTCGCCAATGCTTTTAAGGAATCGGATCGAGACAAGGCGCTGGCATACGTACAACAATTCCAGGATATCCACTCATCCTCGAGTGAAGCTTATTATTTGCTGGGTTCAGTCTACCGTTCGCTTGAACGCACAGCAGATGCCAAGCAAGCCTATGAGCAGTCCCTGAACGTCTACCGTTCCCTGCCCAAATACAAGAAGCGCCAGGAACGCCGCTGGGCTGTCCGCAGTTGGTTCCGCAAACGCGGATTATAGAGAACCCGACTCGTGTCCGCCGGCTCTCGGGTAAAGTCCATGCCATCACAAAAGAACGCCGATTCTGTTTCAAAACAGAAATCGGCGTTCTTTTGTGTCTAATGTCAAACCAGGCACCATGCCTGTTCACGTTAATAATTTGCGTAACCGCTCCTCATTGCGATTCATCCAAAGGATCCGCTCTCTAAGCTTAATGATCTGGTTAACAGCAACATCAGGTTCATCCGTTCCTTGGAACATTCGGCTGATAAAATGCATCACCACGTCGAGACTGCGCAGCAGAATAAGCTGCGGAATGGCCAGCAATTCATCCGGCTCCAGATTCACCTGTTTTCGGAATCCGCGGATCAGTCCTTCCAGTGCATCCCACATCCATTCATCACTCTTGTCCATAGTTAGCAGGTCCGACATAGGAACAGCAAGCTCCATGACCCGCAAATCCCATGTAGCAAACTCAAAATCCAGAATAGCACAAATTCGGCCATCGTCATCCGACAATACGTTGGATGCATTCACATCCCCGTGAACCAGTTGATGAGGCAGATTGTCCATACCGTTTAGAGCATCGAACAAAGCTGGAAGCACAGGCAGCAGTTCCTGCATTTCTTCTGCACACGCCTGGAGCTCGCCCGGTGGTGATTCACACAGCTGTATCAATCGGTCTGGTGGACAGAGTGGATACGCCTGTTGAATTTGATAATAAGGCGGGTATACAGGCTCAAGAGATATTTCCAGTCCGGCTAGAGCAAAAGACAACAAACCCGCCGCATGTCCCAGTTCAACAAGCTGATCCGGCGTATTCAAGACCGGATTCTTGCCCGCACTGTACGTAAAGATAGCTGCGATTTTGTTCTGCCCCGTATTCGTATCGTGAATGGAGAGAAACGTGTGCCCATTCCCCTTCATAGCTTTGACTGGAGCAGGTACCCTTAGTTCAAAGTCCGACTCTCTCAGTGCTGATAATACATGATGCTCAAAAGCTATTTTCACAAGATCCGTATGTGTTTCGTATACTCTGAGAACGTAACGCTCGCCATCCAGTTTAAGCATGTACGTTGTGTTGTTCATCCCGCCGTATCCGCGTTCTGCTTCCCAATGGGACTGAGGCGAAAATACAGATATCACCTCCTGTATCAGCTGCCGTTCCGCATCATCTTGAGGACGTAAATAAATGTTGTGCACCGATCAAAACTCCTTCATCTGCAATATCTATATGGATCGACCAGATAAATCCTTCATTACTCCCCATCTTAACGGAAGCCCATATTGGGGTCCAGTCTAAATCAGGTATATCCATACCCAAGTCGTAATGTCCTATTGAGGTTTTTAGTTAGTCAAAAGGTTTATAACCCATACGATTGAGTTGATCTGCAATGACACGATACCCTCTTGCATTGGGATGGACCCGATCCCAGAATAACAATTCCCGTTCATGCCCTTCAAACCGGTCGTATACCTGAGCACAGGCATAGTTCCCCGCCCCTGCACCATTCAGAAAAGAATTGTACTGACGAACCCAATAAGCAGCCTCTGCGGCTTGAGGATACGGGTTGTACAATCCGATCGTTCGGACCAAATAGGCACTGTTTCCTTTTAACTGACGGATATGTCTCATGATCTGTGACACGTTACTCCGGGTATCTCCCAGCACCTGTGTCATTTTACTGGCACTTGGAATGCCTCCGCTCGCCTTAAATGTGCGAATTAGATCATTTCCGCCAATGGATATCGTAATCATGTCTGCTTCGCGCAAAGACTGTCGTACCCTCGCGTTAGAAGATACCATTTGCAACAGCTCACCTGAGGTGAGTCCGTTGACCCCCATATTATCCATGGACACAAATGTGCGAACATTCATTTCTGCCATCCTACGGTACAAAGGAACAAAACCGGTGCCCAGCAGCGCGCCTGTGCCTACCGTTAACGAGTCTCCAATGGCCGCATATCGATATACCATCACCGTCGCCCCTCTCTGCTAACTTATGACTGACTGCTATATCTATATGAAAGAACCGGAGACAAGGCGCGGGATGGTGTCCGTAGGCGCATACCTTTATTTTATGAGATGCATGTAGTCACCCAATATTAAAAACCCCCTACGAAAATATGCAACTTTTCGTAGGGGGCAATATATGATTCAGCTACATGCTAATTGTACGGTCAGATTCCGCCGAATCACTCTGATTCTTGTTGGGGAAAGGCCACCAGTTGGCACGGCCGAACATCTTCACCATGACAGGCACGAAGAAGGGCAGGAACAACAGTGAATACAGGACCAAACCACTAAGAACTACGGTAGCGATCTGCATCATGGAGAGAACACCGGATGGATACATGGCAGCAAAAGTTCCACTCAGAATAACGGCTGCCGACAGAATGACCGTACCCATGTTTTTCATAGCGTACAGCATCGCATCCTGAACCCTCATGCCTTTATTTTCATTGAAGCGATCCATTAAGAAAATACTGTAATCCACACCAAGCGCAATCAGCATCACGAATCCGAAGAATGGCGTAACCCAGCTAATGCCCGCAAAACCAAGAATATTGACGAAGATTGCTTCGGTTAAAGCCATGGATGTGAAATATGCCAGCAACAGGGAAACGATCAAATACAGCGGCATGATCACGGACCTTAAGAGCAGGACAAGAATTATAAATGTACCTGCAAGCATGAGCATAACTGTGCGGGAATAGTCGTTGTTGGAGATCTCCTGCAAATCCGCGAACGTACTTGTGACCCCGCCTACGGCAATGTCTGCTTTTTCGAGCGCACTTCCCTGTACAGCACGGTGAACCGCAGCTTCGATATCCGGTACGCGGTCAATCGCTTCAATACCATACGGGTTTTCGGCGAAAATAACATCTACCGTCATGGTCTTCCGATCTTGTGACAGATACGTATCGAATACCTGTGCGAAGTCTTCATTGCTCAATGCTTCTTCAGGTACATACCAGCCGGCCAGGTCGGAATCCGGTGATTGTTGCAGCTGTGTCAGATAATCCTGTGCGGAATCGAGACCACCGGACACCTGCTCGATTCCATCCACACTCTGATTCAGACCATCCGTTAATTGGGTCAGCTGACCACTCAGGTCCGAGAAGCCCTGCCTAATCTTCTCCTGACCTCCCTGAAGCTGGCCGAGTCCATCCTGGATGGAAGGAATCTCGCTGATCACTTTACCCTGACCATCAGCCGCCTGCTTCAGCCCCGCTTCGAGCTGTCCAATTCCTGTTACAATCTGACCCAGCCCACTAGCCAAAGCCTGTTGTCCGGATGCAGCGGAGGTGAAGCCTTCGTTGGCCTGGCTGATTCCTGCAGCAGCTTGACTCAGATTACTTTGAATCTGACCCAGCGCCCCGGCAAGCTGGGCTGTGCCTGTTCCGGTTTCGCCAAGAGTACCTTTGACACGCTGATAGTCTGCGTCCTGCAGCAGCTCAGGGTACCGTTCTTCAAGAGCAGCAAATGATTCATTCAGACTGGTCAGCGCCGTGGATATGCCTGTGAGCTGCTGTTGAAGTTCGCCGGTACCATCGCCAAGTGCAGCTACGCCTGCACCAGCCTGACGGTAAGCCTCAAGCAGCTGATTACTCGCCTGAGCCAGCTGATCAGCACTTGTTTTCGCTTGCTGCAGGCCTACTTTTAGATCACCGGCGCCTGCTGATCCGTCACGAATTCCCTTCTCAATCTGCTGGAGTCCTTCGGACAACTGGCCAATTCCCGATTGCAGCTGGGACGTACCTTTACTCAGTTCTCCCGCTCCATTTGCAGCTTCTTTGATCTGGGGTTCGTTTTTGCTTAGTTGACTGCTGGCCTCACTCAGACCATCACGAATTTTATCCAGACCCGTCTTGCCTTCACCGAGTCCGTCCGATAATGTCCCCACTTGCTGAGTCACTTCGAAATCCTTAATCTCGTCACCCGTCGGACGCGTCATGCTGCGTACCCCGGAGATTCCTGGAACCTTCTCCACTTCGCGACTGATTTTCTCGGCTACGGCCATATATTTGGCATTGTCCATCGCTTCGTCGTTCTGTATAACGATCTGACCCGGCAGGGATTCACCCGGACCGAAGCTTTCCGAGATAATATTGAACGCTTTTACCGAATCATACTTCTCACCAATCTCATCCAGACTGTTAAACGATAGTTTACCATCGTAAGTGGCCAGAAGCGGCACACAGACAGCTGCAACGATAAGTAGCGCAGCCCATGGACGTTTTAGAGAGAAGCGACCCGCTGCACCATAGATCTTGCTCTCCGCATGTTCGAGTGAACCTTTGGAAGGCCAGAACAGCTTCTTGCCCAGCACCGCCATGAAGAACGGAACAATGGTCACCAGAGCGAGCATCATTACGGCTATGCCGACAGCGACTGCCACTGCAGAGCGGTACAGCATAAACTGCGCAAAACCAATGGCGACAAAACCAACCAGCACGGCAAGAGCAGAGAAGAATACCGTTTTTCCTGCGGTCCGATAGGTTGCAATAATCGCTTCCCACGTCGTTTCATGATGTGCCAATTCTTCCTTGAACCGGCTGATGAGCAGGATACAGTAATCGGTACCAATCCCGAACATGACGGCCACCATGAAAATCTGTGTAAAGGTAGAGATCGGGAAATTCACTCCATCTACCAGGAATGCAACAATTTGCTGTGAAACAATATAGCTGATGCCCACGGTAAGCAGAGGGACAAACGGTGCTACAAACGAACGGAATACAAGGAACAAAATAAGCAAAATAAATACGACCGTAATATATTCCGATTTCTTGAGCCCCTCCTGGGAACTCTCTACCGTGTCTTCATCAATTAATCCTTTACCGGTTATGTAGTGTTCCACATTGACCGAGTCCAGCGTTGCATTAAGATCCTCTCGCATTTCCTTGACGGTACGATCCCCCTGATCAATGGAGAGGGATGTCAGGATCGTTTTTCCGTCAGCAGAGATCATTTTGTCTGACAGTTCAGGCTGTGAGAAGGGCTCCAAAATGGACAAAATGCCGAGTTCTTCTTTGTTCGACTCCAGCTGCTTCACAGCCTTTTCTGCCTCTTGTGTGCCTGTCGTACCCAAGCCATCTGCGTTGTAAAATACAAGCGCCAGCTGACTGCCCTGCTGTTCGCCTTTTTGTGCAGCGGCTTCGTCAAGGATAGCTGCTGCCTGGGTGGATGAGTACCCTTCCGGGACCGAAAACTGTCCTTTTTCCCGAATCAGTTCACTCATGTTTGGAGCTGTGAACATTAATACGGCGGCTACAACAACCCATAGCCCCATCAACCACCATCTTGCCTTCAGAATCGTTCTCATTCGTTCTCCTGTCCTCCCTCATTCGTTAGCAAGGTTGCCAGCTTCTCAAAGGATTCAATAAAATTCTGCACTTCTTCCGGCTTAAAATGAACCAGATAAGGCTCAAGAAGCTGCTGTATTTCCCGTTCAGTCTCGCGGTATACCTGACGGCCAGTATCTGTCAATGTCAGATACACCACTCTGCGATCCCGCTCATCCCCGGCCCGATGGACCAGATCCCGATCAACCAGCTTGTTGACCAGTGCCGTGATGCTGCTTTTGCCGACGCAGAGGAGCTCTGACAGATCTGATGGTGTGCAGGATGGTTTCTC contains these protein-coding regions:
- a CDS encoding tetratricopeptide repeat protein yields the protein MLIKFLIFGLLWRIVGNPFLAVLILLIILYFLDRRYVGVFPSFMKPIKRLRAISRLRQQIAMSPNEVSSKLDLARLLIERKRYSEAYELLLELERPYEQSAEYWEALGTTELHLGKTEAGERHILQALDINPRVKYGQPYLTLANAFKESDRDKALAYVQQFQDIHSSSSEAYYLLGSVYRSLERTADAKQAYEQSLNVYRSLPKYKKRQERRWAVRSWFRKRGL
- a CDS encoding phosphotransferase: MHNIYLRPQDDAERQLIQEVISVFSPQSHWEAERGYGGMNNTTYMLKLDGERYVLRVYETHTDLVKIAFEHHVLSALRESDFELRVPAPVKAMKGNGHTFLSIHDTNTGQNKIAAIFTYSAGKNPVLNTPDQLVELGHAAGLLSFALAGLEISLEPVYPPYYQIQQAYPLCPPDRLIQLCESPPGELQACAEEMQELLPVLPALFDALNGMDNLPHQLVHGDVNASNVLSDDDGRICAILDFEFATWDLRVMELAVPMSDLLTMDKSDEWMWDALEGLIRGFRKQVNLEPDELLAIPQLILLRSLDVVMHFISRMFQGTDEPDVAVNQIIKLRERILWMNRNEERLRKLLT
- a CDS encoding GDSL-type esterase/lipase family protein, whose amino-acid sequence is MVYRYAAIGDSLTVGTGALLGTGFVPLYRRMAEMNVRTFVSMDNMGVNGLTSGELLQMVSSNARVRQSLREADMITISIGGNDLIRTFKASGGIPSASKMTQVLGDTRSNVSQIMRHIRQLKGNSAYLVRTIGLYNPYPQAAEAAYWVRQYNSFLNGAGAGNYACAQVYDRFEGHERELLFWDRVHPNARGYRVIADQLNRMGYKPFD
- a CDS encoding MMPL family transporter, translating into MRTILKARWWLMGLWVVVAAVLMFTAPNMSELIREKGQFSVPEGYSSTQAAAILDEAAAQKGEQQGSQLALVFYNADGLGTTGTQEAEKAVKQLESNKEELGILSILEPFSQPELSDKMISADGKTILTSLSIDQGDRTVKEMREDLNATLDSVNVEHYITGKGLIDEDTVESSQEGLKKSEYITVVFILLILFLVFRSFVAPFVPLLTVGISYIVSQQIVAFLVDGVNFPISTFTQIFMVAVMFGIGTDYCILLISRFKEELAHHETTWEAIIATYRTAGKTVFFSALAVLVGFVAIGFAQFMLYRSAVAVAVGIAVMMLALVTIVPFFMAVLGKKLFWPSKGSLEHAESKIYGAAGRFSLKRPWAALLIVAAVCVPLLATYDGKLSFNSLDEIGEKYDSVKAFNIISESFGPGESLPGQIVIQNDEAMDNAKYMAVAEKISREVEKVPGISGVRSMTRPTGDEIKDFEVTQQVGTLSDGLGEGKTGLDKIRDGLSEASSQLSKNEPQIKEAANGAGELSKGTSQLQSGIGQLSEGLQQIEKGIRDGSAGAGDLKVGLQQAKTSADQLAQASNQLLEAYRQAGAGVAALGDGTGELQQQLTGISTALTSLNESFAALEERYPELLQDADYQRVKGTLGETGTGTAQLAGALGQIQSNLSQAAAGISQANEGFTSAASGQQALASGLGQIVTGIGQLEAGLKQAADGQGKVISEIPSIQDGLGQLQGGQEKIRQGFSDLSGQLTQLTDGLNQSVDGIEQVSGGLDSAQDYLTQLQQSPDSDLAGWYVPEEALSNEDFAQVFDTYLSQDRKTMTVDVIFAENPYGIEAIDRVPDIEAAVHRAVQGSALEKADIAVGGVTSTFADLQEISNNDYSRTVMLMLAGTFIILVLLLRSVIMPLYLIVSLLLAYFTSMALTEAIFVNILGFAGISWVTPFFGFVMLIALGVDYSIFLMDRFNENKGMRVQDAMLYAMKNMGTVILSAAVILSGTFAAMYPSGVLSMMQIATVVLSGLVLYSLLFLPFFVPVMVKMFGRANWWPFPNKNQSDSAESDRTISM
- a CDS encoding MarR family winged helix-turn-helix transcriptional regulator codes for the protein MNTPDAKSLVNRYLDASFLVTKQFDTRIREQVGQTMTTDQFCALRLIEEKPSCTPSDLSELLCVGKSSITALVNKLVDRDLVHRAGDERDRRVVYLTLTDTGRQVYRETEREIQQLLEPYLVHFKPEEVQNFIESFEKLATLLTNEGGQENE